In a single window of the Biomphalaria glabrata chromosome 5, xgBioGlab47.1, whole genome shotgun sequence genome:
- the LOC106076575 gene encoding uncharacterized protein LOC106076575 yields the protein MDEAKDGQQTERCSSNKKTNEVVKSWTWNQDGVIDIQDRIVESYKRPRERFERKFQEYIPEYNICLPRAPAFRVVSAKRAGEISERLYNQRAYRRSRTPATDHSVQRLVSAVSSLHSNNSSSTLEGDQGQRLSVLHSDNTSSTEGGDKDDDDKYNNPDEKDKLKKTKVHPRCRRRMMWTKADVLKEDTNNIETDRLQTITGHTDTTIIQSKELQSRMIHTDTSKTQNINSIDSYKIHTSDNRTMHWNELTESQRTSAQYKMGTNCHSYSNKRLAQLNSDKIEHKQLTNCDAVPKYESLIQAKGGDSGGCVVQSEGSLNHKKTGVVVHGPRNKKVHTKEANINSQQKESLNMKSKGLELDLLRDILGQTFDQIQCEEQISTKELLHRERKSSGVETMKSCEEVSPRLESPSESASTDNISPSITGNLKPPSQKKTSIQILNRPKNNVRLQLTSNEHINMLIYQLALTSKQCRIPPQRLLQTFFSSHNREAEHKINSSNSKMRKAFSEKFVNENSRDVNHRTTKSARVISSTNKETRDKPFPMGRDMILQRHDLA from the exons ATGGACGAAGcaaaagacggtcaacagacaGAAAGGTGTTCTagtaacaaaaagacaaatgagGTCGTCAAGAGCTGGACCTGGAATCAAGATGGCGTCATTGACATCCAGGACCGTATAGTAGAAAGCTAT AAAAGACCACGAGaaagatttgaaagaaagtttcAAGAGTACATACCAGAGTATAACATATGTCTACCTCGGGCTCCAGCCTTTAGAGTCGTGTCAGCCAAGAGAGCTGGCGAAATAAGTGAAAGACTCTACAACCAAAGGGCATATCGTCGCTCTCGTACTCCCGCCACTGACCACAGTGTTCAGAGGCTGGTGTCTGCTGTTAGCTCATTGCACAGTAACAACAGCAGTTCAACACTGGAAGGCGACCAGGGACAGCGTCTTTCTGTATTGCATAGTGACAATACTAGCTCCACCGAAGGCGGTGACAAAGATGACGATGATAAATATAATAACCCTGACGAGAAGGATAAACTAAAGAAAACGAAAGTTCATCCGAGGTGCAGGAGAAGAATGATGTGGACCAAAGCAGACGTTTTAAAAGAAGACACCAACAATATAGAAACAGATAGACTGCAAACCATAACAGGCCACACTGATACAACTATAATCCAAAGTAAAGAGCTTCAGAGCAGAATGATTCACACTGATACATCTAaaacacaaaacataaataGTATAGATAGCTACAAAATACACACAAGTGACAACAGGACGATGCATTGGAATGAACTGACTGAAAGTCAAAGAACTTCAGCTCAATACAAAATGGGAACAAACTGTCATTCGTATTCCAACAAAAGGTTAGCACAATTAAACAGTGACAAAATTGAACACAAACAACTCACAAATTGTGATGCTGTTCCCAAATATGAAAGTCTCATTCAAGCAAAAGGTGGTGATTCTGGTGGCTGTGTGGTTCAGTCAGAGGGTAGTTTAAACCACAAGAAAACTGGAGTTGTCGTACATGGTCCCAGAAACAAAAAAGTCCATACTAAAGAAGCCAACATTAACTCACAACAAAAAGAGTCACTGAACATGAAAAGTAAAGGTCTGGAGCTGGACTTACTGAGAGACATTTTAGGACAAACATTTGACCAAATACAGTGTGAAGAACAAATTAGTACAAAAGAACTTTtacatagagaaagaaaaagcagTGGAGTTGAAACAATGAAATCTTGTGAAGAAGTAAGTCCTCGATTAGAATCTCCCTCAGAATCTGCATCCACTGATAACATTTCCCCTAGTATAACAGGTAACCTTAAACCTCCTTCTCAGAAAAAAACCAGCATCCAGATATTAAATAGGCCAAAGAATAATGTAAGACTTCAACTGACAAGTAATGAACATATCAACATGTTAATATATCAATTAGCTCTAACTTCAAAACAATGTCGTATTCCTCCTCAAAgacttttacaaacatttttcagttctcatAATAGAGAAGCAGAGCACAAGATCAACTCATCAAATAGCAAGATGAGAAAGGCATTTAGCGAGAAGTTTGTCAATGAAAATTCAAGAGATGTAAATCATAGAACAACTAAAAGTGCCAGGGTGATTAGTAGCACTAATAAAGAAACAAGGGACAAACCTTTTCCCATGGGCAGAGACATGATTTTGCAGAGACATGATCTTGCATAG
- the LOC106076576 gene encoding transmembrane protein 68-like, which produces MDTITNFIHYVDSFDIDYISWVLWVFYPILLTFLLPAFIGLFLYLSALMLFIYKQRMKLKAAYDHDFWDGARKTLSVFWTAQAKIWHGYEVEGLQHIPDQGPALIIYYHGVLPVDLYYVTTSIILEKNRLIHLVGDKFLFHIPGWQTMMEVFNVTPGTVSSCIDVLKNGHLLSISPGGVREGLFGDENYSIIWNKRCGFAKVAIQANVPIIPMFTVNIREAFRTPGWARAWLRGIYERTRLPIVPIYGFFPVKLKTIFGEPILPVPNTSPEELAEKVKAAIESLIRKHQKCPGSILRALLERLPFFR; this is translated from the exons ATGGACACCATTACAAATTTTATTCACTATGTGGATAGTTTTGATATTGACTATATTTCATGGGTGCTTTGGGTCTTTTATCCAATATTATTAACATTCTTATTGCCAGCCTTTATTGGGCTATTCTTATATCTTTCTGCTCTCatgctttttatttataaacaacgCATGAAACTGAAAGCTGCTTATGACCATGACTTTTGGGATGGTGCAAGGAAAACACTAAGTGTGTTCTGGACAGCTCAGGCAAAAATATGGCATG GGTATGAGGTGGAAGGCCTACAGCATATACCAGATCAAGGTCCAGCTCTGATAATTTACTACCATGGTGTCTTACCTGTTGATTTATATTATGTAACAACTTCAATTATTCTGGAAAAGAACAGATTGATTCACCTTGTTGGAGATAAGTTTCTGTTTCACATTCCAG GTTGGCAAACTATGATGGAAGTCTTCAATGTTACACCAGGCACTGTTTCAAGTTGCATAGATGTTCTGAAAAATGGACATTTGCTGTCTATTTCACCag gtgGTGTAAGAGAAGGTCTTTTTGGAGATGAAAATTATTCTATAATTTGGAATAAAAGATGTGGTTTCGCTAAAGTTGCTATTCAAGCTAATgtt CCCATTATTCCAATGTTTACTGTAAATATACGTGAAGCTTTCAGGACTCCTGGTTGGGCTAGAG CTTGGCTGAGAGGAATATATGAAAGAACAAGATTACCGATAGTTCCAATTTATGGATTTTTCCCAGTAAAATTGAA AACTATATTTGGAGAACCAATTTTACCAGTTCCAAACACAAGTCCAGAAGAATTAGCAGAAAAg gtGAAAGCAGCCATTGAATCTTTGATAAGAAAACATCAAAAATGTCCTGGTAGTATACTGCGAGCTTTGTTAGAAAGGCTTCCATTTTTTCGATga